A single region of the Stigmatella erecta genome encodes:
- a CDS encoding non-ribosomal peptide synthetase yields the protein MTSGPGGGQWQASVSFIHALFEDQADTRPEAIAVRSEQGHLTYGQLEARANQVAHALRARGVGPEHRVGLGTGRCLEMLVGLLGILKAGAAYVPLDPAYPRPRLAFLLDDAGVSGVLTHGAVEAQLPLGPREVLRLDAQEALAAWPERRPAPLAGPTHLAYVLYTSGSTGQPKGVQVEHRSLINLADALARTFGLGPDSQVLQYASLCFDVSLWELLAAWRSGGTLHLLPSDARLPGAELVALLRERAITHAALPPSVLAVLPEAALPALKVLVSTGEACPANVAARWSPGRRFFNAYGPTEATVHATCFEGTGGERPPPIGRPLLGMSAHLFDERLQPVAEGAVGELYLGGVGVARGYLRRPELTAQRFVPHPVTGERLYRTGDAARLLPDGNLEYLGRRDHQVKIRGHRVEPGEVEHVLAQHPAVRAVVVVGREDVPGAPRLVAYLAVRPGSTPGPSGWRRFLREALPEYMVPAVFVELPALPLSPNGKVDRHALPAPGKARPALAAPFRPPLTPLQCALEGVWSQVLGVSPVGLDDDFLELGGDSLRAAQLSARVRDVLDVDLSPHEVLQAGTLARLAGRAEARAEEPRGLPPLVAGARPARLPLSFAQQRLWFLEQLSPGTAVYNLPFILRLSGPLDASALSGALEALVLRHEALRTTFPLVGSEPVQHMAAPAPVPFPRLDWRSLPEAEAEAQLEAFVRTELARPFALDEGPLLRAHLVALRETEHALLLALHHTVCDGASMEVLVRDLTALYEAQLDGEPAPLPGLPVQYADYTLWQRQAMQGPVLERGLAFWAQALEGAPRTLELPVDRPRPETPTFRGAALAFQLPTATSRALEALARAEGATPVMALLAGLGILLQRCTGSPEVVVGSPVAGRDRSELEGLIGFFVNTLALRLPLHGDPSFRELLGRVRERSLAAYAHQDIPFEKVVERLRPDRAGGHQPLFQVMFAPQRPPAEGVTRGGLTLRLAEADIQTAPFELTWNVWEREGQWEGTLLYSTELFEAATAGRLLQDFQALLEEAATAPGRRLSEYARPRGGSGAEALPLAGLEQALLALPGVEEGAVRLRRARDGRPLRVAYAVSSTRVPLELPASLAPDVLVPLHALPRTPAGHVDEEALRQVPLLEPHLARQWEEHLRRQEGTSDVAVALLPWQEPPALLHLAEVLPGFQAEGPGGDARPSPETASAPPPAATGSALAFSDGGPLDLPSDAPRTLVEALVRTASTAPMRGITYIGADGVEQYQSYPELLHEARCVLTGLRAQGLEAGARVLLQLGSLREHCTALWACLLGGVKPVTVAIAPAYDKHNSVAVKLHNIWELLGHPPVLTSARLVPALEGLRAAFAMEDLRLLSFEEMQSSSPAETLHPAKPEEVAFLQLSSGSTGVPKCIQETHWGMIHHFHAEARLNGYTPEDVSLNWLPFDHVAPTLIYHLGVTYLGHAQVHSSTEWVLADPLRWLDLMERHRVSYSWAPNFGFKLVSDALRQAPHRSWRLDGLKRLMNAGEQVTASVIREFLQATAPFGLRTQVMQPAYGMAELCTAITYQNDFHPGRGVHRVAKASLGGRLELRDTEDASTVTFVEVGPPNAGVQVRIVDGENQVLPEGVIGRVHARGHVMTPGYLSNEAANREAFVEGGWFNTGDSGFLLDGRLTLTGREKEMIIVRGSHLYCHEIEDMVRDIPGVEPTYVGACSVDVAALGTEGFAIFFVPREEEPAAWARIATEMRQRVTARLGAAPTFIIPVPREAFPRTTSGKIQRGTLKKALEAGAFTQTLRQLDLHQGNANTLPAWFFRRVWRPKQAASGPSVRDGACLLFLDGQGPGARLREALLQAGRRCITVEPGTVFTRTGPGAFCFAPDDAEAYPRLLAALDEEGVKLTEVLHLWTWEGTQSQTPEALQRRGVISLLLLSQALARREAPAPLRLQVVSCQAQPIVPGEDVACDAALMLGLIQTLPQELPWLDARHLDVPRGSPDEAVPWILREMEVLGREREVAWRGGQRLVPRLEQVHPQAPGPSGAAFVPGGVYLISGGLGALAVELSRRLLKHHRARLLLLGRTPLEGPQAEGRLQAWQELTELAAKTGGEVRYGAVDIGEATALGEAVSQAEARWGRPLDGILHLAGVLEERIVAEETVEHFLSVLRPKVEGTRVLERLLDTRPEAFFVGFSSVNGTFGGFSVAAYSAANRFLDHFVQARRGAHGTRHFCLAWSRWEGMGLVLSETEERLANARGYQTLSRGQGWNSLRVALGQPPENLLIGLDARSLPLRVRMTGVSLPALQLRAFVTGGAARASGEVRDVLGLRTPAPVLQRVERIPRTPEGAVDLPALLSLEGGARRAARQRLAPQSEAEQKVAAIWKEALGVEEVGALDNFFELGGHSLLLSQVRGRLARDFGQQLPVLELFRYPTVRALAAYLSGKASPQSGSESLEERARKQRSAQGRHRLRHTWKGRNGQDE from the coding sequence ATGACATCGGGCCCTGGTGGAGGGCAGTGGCAGGCCTCCGTCTCGTTCATCCATGCGTTGTTCGAGGACCAGGCAGACACGCGCCCGGAGGCCATCGCCGTGCGCTCGGAGCAGGGGCACCTCACCTACGGGCAGCTGGAGGCGCGGGCCAACCAGGTGGCCCACGCGCTCCGGGCGCGGGGGGTGGGGCCCGAGCACCGGGTGGGGCTGGGCACCGGGCGGTGTCTGGAGATGCTGGTGGGCCTGCTGGGGATCCTCAAGGCGGGGGCGGCCTACGTGCCGTTGGATCCGGCGTATCCGCGCCCGCGTCTGGCCTTCCTGCTGGACGATGCCGGTGTCTCCGGGGTGCTGACGCACGGGGCGGTGGAGGCCCAGCTGCCCCTGGGGCCGCGCGAGGTGCTCCGGCTCGATGCGCAGGAGGCCCTGGCGGCCTGGCCGGAGCGCCGCCCCGCGCCGCTCGCGGGCCCAACGCACCTGGCCTACGTGCTCTACACCTCGGGCTCCACGGGGCAGCCGAAGGGCGTCCAGGTGGAGCACCGGAGCTTGATCAACCTGGCGGACGCCCTGGCGCGGACCTTCGGGCTGGGGCCGGACAGCCAGGTGTTGCAGTACGCCTCCCTCTGCTTCGATGTCTCGCTCTGGGAGCTGCTCGCGGCGTGGCGGTCCGGGGGGACGCTGCACCTGCTCCCCTCGGACGCCCGGCTGCCCGGGGCGGAGCTGGTGGCGCTGCTGCGCGAGCGGGCCATCACCCACGCGGCGCTGCCTCCCTCCGTGCTCGCCGTCCTTCCGGAGGCGGCGCTGCCGGCGCTGAAGGTGCTGGTCTCGACGGGCGAGGCGTGTCCGGCGAATGTCGCCGCGCGGTGGAGCCCCGGCAGGCGCTTCTTCAATGCCTATGGGCCCACCGAGGCCACCGTGCACGCCACCTGCTTCGAGGGAACGGGGGGCGAGCGGCCCCCGCCCATCGGCCGGCCCCTCCTGGGCATGAGCGCGCACCTGTTCGATGAGCGGCTCCAGCCCGTGGCGGAAGGCGCCGTGGGCGAGCTGTACCTGGGGGGCGTGGGGGTGGCCCGGGGCTACCTCCGGCGCCCGGAGCTGACGGCGCAGCGCTTCGTGCCCCACCCGGTGACGGGCGAGCGCCTGTACCGGACGGGCGACGCGGCCCGGCTGCTGCCGGATGGGAACCTGGAGTACCTCGGCAGGCGGGACCACCAGGTGAAGATCCGCGGCCACCGGGTGGAGCCGGGCGAGGTGGAGCATGTGCTCGCCCAGCACCCGGCGGTGCGCGCGGTGGTGGTGGTGGGCCGCGAGGACGTCCCCGGCGCCCCCCGGCTGGTGGCCTACCTCGCCGTCCGGCCTGGCAGCACCCCGGGGCCCTCGGGCTGGCGCCGCTTCCTCCGGGAGGCGCTGCCCGAGTACATGGTGCCCGCGGTGTTCGTGGAGCTGCCCGCCCTGCCGCTGTCGCCCAACGGCAAGGTGGACCGGCACGCCCTCCCCGCGCCGGGCAAGGCGCGCCCCGCGCTGGCGGCCCCCTTCCGCCCTCCCCTCACGCCGCTCCAGTGCGCGCTGGAGGGCGTGTGGAGCCAGGTGCTCGGCGTGTCCCCGGTGGGGCTCGACGATGACTTCCTGGAGCTGGGCGGAGACTCCCTGCGGGCGGCCCAGCTCTCCGCGCGGGTGCGCGACGTCCTCGACGTGGACCTGTCCCCGCACGAGGTGCTCCAGGCAGGCACCCTCGCCCGCCTGGCCGGGAGGGCCGAGGCCCGGGCCGAGGAGCCCCGGGGCCTGCCGCCCCTCGTTGCCGGGGCGCGCCCGGCGCGCTTGCCGCTCTCCTTCGCCCAGCAGCGGCTGTGGTTCCTGGAGCAGCTCAGCCCGGGCACCGCCGTCTACAACCTGCCCTTCATCCTGCGGCTCAGCGGCCCGCTGGACGCCTCCGCGCTGAGCGGCGCCCTGGAGGCGCTGGTCCTTCGCCACGAGGCCCTGCGGACCACCTTCCCGCTCGTGGGCAGCGAGCCGGTGCAACACATGGCCGCCCCGGCCCCGGTGCCCTTTCCGCGGCTCGACTGGCGCTCGCTCCCGGAGGCCGAGGCCGAGGCCCAGCTGGAGGCGTTCGTCCGGACGGAGCTGGCGCGCCCCTTCGCCCTGGACGAGGGGCCGCTGCTCCGGGCCCACCTCGTCGCGCTGCGCGAGACGGAACATGCCCTGCTGCTGGCCCTTCACCACACGGTGTGTGACGGCGCGTCCATGGAGGTGCTGGTCCGGGACCTGACGGCCCTCTACGAGGCCCAGCTGGACGGGGAGCCCGCGCCGTTGCCCGGGCTGCCGGTCCAGTACGCGGACTACACGCTCTGGCAGCGGCAGGCGATGCAGGGGCCGGTGCTGGAGCGGGGGCTGGCCTTCTGGGCCCAGGCGCTCGAAGGCGCCCCGCGCACCCTGGAGCTTCCCGTGGACCGGCCGAGGCCGGAGACGCCCACGTTTCGCGGCGCGGCCCTGGCCTTTCAGCTTCCCACCGCGACGTCCCGGGCCCTGGAGGCGCTGGCGCGGGCGGAAGGCGCCACCCCCGTCATGGCGTTGCTGGCGGGGCTCGGCATCCTGCTCCAGCGCTGCACGGGCAGCCCCGAGGTGGTGGTGGGAAGCCCCGTCGCGGGCCGGGACCGGAGCGAGCTGGAGGGGCTGATCGGCTTCTTCGTCAACACCCTGGCCCTGCGCCTCCCGCTTCACGGCGATCCCTCCTTCCGCGAGCTGCTCGGCCGCGTGCGCGAGCGGAGCCTGGCGGCGTATGCCCACCAGGACATTCCCTTCGAGAAGGTGGTGGAGCGCCTGCGGCCGGACCGCGCGGGAGGCCACCAGCCCCTGTTCCAGGTGATGTTCGCGCCCCAGCGCCCGCCCGCCGAGGGCGTGACGCGCGGCGGGCTGACGCTGCGCCTCGCGGAAGCCGACATCCAGACGGCGCCCTTCGAGCTCACCTGGAACGTGTGGGAGCGCGAGGGCCAGTGGGAGGGCACGCTCCTCTACAGCACGGAGCTGTTCGAGGCCGCCACCGCCGGGCGGCTGCTCCAGGACTTCCAGGCCCTCCTGGAGGAGGCCGCCACCGCGCCCGGGCGGCGCCTCTCCGAGTACGCGCGGCCCCGCGGCGGGAGCGGCGCCGAGGCCCTCCCGCTGGCCGGCCTGGAGCAGGCCCTGCTGGCCCTGCCCGGGGTGGAAGAGGGGGCGGTGCGGCTGCGGCGCGCGCGGGACGGAAGGCCCCTGCGCGTGGCCTATGCCGTCTCCAGCACCCGCGTCCCCCTGGAGCTGCCGGCCTCCCTGGCCCCGGACGTCCTCGTTCCGCTCCATGCCCTGCCGCGGACGCCGGCCGGACACGTGGATGAAGAGGCGCTGCGGCAGGTGCCCCTGCTGGAGCCACACCTCGCGCGGCAGTGGGAGGAGCACCTGCGGCGGCAGGAGGGAACCAGCGACGTGGCGGTGGCCCTCCTTCCCTGGCAGGAACCCCCCGCCTTGCTGCACCTGGCGGAGGTGCTGCCCGGCTTTCAGGCGGAGGGCCCGGGAGGTGACGCCCGGCCTTCCCCGGAGACCGCGAGCGCCCCACCGCCGGCCGCCACCGGGAGCGCCCTGGCGTTCAGCGATGGAGGCCCGCTGGACCTGCCCAGCGATGCGCCGAGGACCCTGGTCGAGGCGCTGGTGCGCACGGCATCAACCGCCCCGATGCGGGGAATCACGTACATCGGCGCGGATGGCGTGGAGCAATACCAGAGCTATCCAGAATTGTTGCACGAGGCCCGCTGCGTGCTGACGGGGCTGCGTGCCCAGGGCCTGGAGGCGGGGGCGCGGGTGCTCCTGCAGCTCGGCTCCCTGCGGGAGCACTGCACCGCGTTGTGGGCGTGTCTCCTGGGGGGTGTGAAACCCGTCACAGTGGCGATTGCTCCCGCCTACGACAAACACAATTCAGTGGCCGTGAAACTCCACAATATCTGGGAATTGCTCGGCCACCCGCCGGTGCTGACCAGTGCACGGTTGGTGCCCGCGCTGGAGGGGCTGCGCGCCGCCTTCGCCATGGAGGACCTGCGGCTGCTGTCTTTCGAGGAAATGCAATCCTCCTCTCCCGCTGAAACACTGCATCCCGCAAAGCCGGAAGAGGTTGCATTTCTCCAGCTCAGCTCGGGCAGCACGGGGGTTCCCAAATGTATCCAGGAAACACATTGGGGAATGATTCACCATTTCCATGCCGAAGCACGGCTCAATGGCTATACCCCCGAAGACGTCTCATTGAATTGGCTTCCGTTCGATCATGTGGCACCGACGCTCATCTACCACCTGGGTGTAACGTATCTCGGCCACGCCCAGGTTCACTCCAGCACCGAGTGGGTCCTCGCGGATCCACTGCGTTGGTTGGATTTGATGGAGAGACACCGTGTCAGCTACAGCTGGGCACCCAACTTCGGATTCAAGCTGGTCAGTGATGCGCTCCGCCAGGCGCCCCACCGTTCCTGGCGGCTCGACGGGCTCAAGCGGCTGATGAACGCGGGGGAACAGGTGACCGCCTCCGTCATCCGGGAGTTCCTTCAGGCCACGGCGCCCTTTGGCCTCCGCACGCAGGTGATGCAGCCCGCGTATGGCATGGCGGAGCTGTGTACCGCCATCACCTACCAGAATGACTTCCACCCCGGGCGAGGCGTGCACCGGGTGGCCAAGGCCTCCCTGGGCGGACGGCTGGAGCTGAGGGACACCGAGGATGCCTCCACGGTGACGTTCGTGGAGGTGGGGCCCCCGAACGCGGGCGTGCAGGTGCGCATCGTGGACGGGGAGAACCAGGTGCTTCCGGAGGGCGTCATCGGGCGGGTTCACGCCCGGGGCCACGTGATGACGCCGGGCTACCTCTCCAACGAGGCGGCGAACCGGGAGGCGTTCGTGGAAGGGGGCTGGTTCAACACCGGCGACTCGGGCTTCCTCCTGGACGGACGGCTGACGCTGACCGGGCGCGAGAAGGAGATGATCATCGTCCGGGGCTCGCACCTGTATTGCCATGAGATTGAAGACATGGTGCGGGACATCCCTGGCGTGGAGCCGACATATGTCGGGGCGTGCAGCGTGGATGTCGCGGCGCTGGGCACCGAGGGCTTCGCCATCTTCTTCGTGCCCCGCGAGGAGGAGCCCGCCGCGTGGGCCCGCATCGCCACGGAGATGCGCCAGCGGGTCACCGCGCGGCTGGGGGCCGCGCCCACCTTCATCATCCCCGTTCCGCGCGAGGCGTTTCCCCGGACGACCAGCGGGAAGATTCAGCGCGGGACGCTCAAGAAGGCCCTGGAGGCGGGGGCGTTCACCCAGACCCTCCGGCAGCTCGACCTGCACCAGGGCAATGCCAATACCCTGCCCGCGTGGTTCTTCCGCAGGGTGTGGCGCCCCAAGCAGGCGGCTTCGGGCCCGTCCGTGCGTGACGGGGCCTGTCTCCTCTTCCTGGACGGGCAAGGGCCCGGCGCACGCTTGAGGGAGGCGCTGCTCCAGGCGGGCCGGCGGTGCATCACGGTGGAGCCGGGCACGGTGTTCACCCGGACGGGGCCCGGGGCCTTCTGCTTCGCGCCCGATGACGCGGAGGCTTACCCGCGCCTGCTGGCGGCCCTGGACGAGGAAGGGGTGAAGCTGACGGAGGTGCTGCACCTGTGGACCTGGGAGGGGACGCAATCCCAGACACCGGAGGCGCTCCAGCGCCGGGGGGTGATCAGCCTGCTGCTCCTGTCGCAGGCGCTCGCGCGGCGGGAGGCGCCCGCGCCCCTGCGGCTCCAGGTGGTCTCCTGTCAGGCGCAGCCCATCGTGCCCGGCGAGGACGTGGCGTGTGACGCGGCGCTGATGCTGGGATTGATTCAGACGCTTCCGCAGGAGCTGCCCTGGCTCGATGCCCGGCACCTGGACGTGCCCCGGGGCTCTCCGGACGAGGCGGTCCCCTGGATCCTCCGCGAGATGGAGGTGCTGGGCCGGGAGCGCGAGGTGGCCTGGCGCGGGGGACAGCGGCTCGTGCCGCGCCTGGAGCAGGTTCATCCCCAGGCCCCGGGCCCGAGCGGGGCTGCGTTCGTCCCGGGGGGCGTGTATCTGATCAGCGGCGGCCTGGGCGCGCTCGCCGTGGAGCTGTCCCGCCGCCTGCTCAAACACCACCGGGCCCGGTTGCTGCTCCTGGGCCGGACGCCGCTGGAGGGCCCCCAGGCCGAGGGGCGTCTCCAGGCGTGGCAAGAATTGACGGAGCTGGCCGCGAAGACGGGCGGCGAGGTGCGGTACGGCGCGGTGGACATTGGTGAGGCCACCGCCCTGGGCGAAGCCGTGTCTCAGGCCGAGGCGCGGTGGGGCCGTCCGCTCGACGGCATCCTCCACCTGGCGGGGGTGCTGGAGGAGCGCATCGTGGCCGAGGAGACGGTGGAGCACTTCCTCTCGGTGCTGCGGCCCAAGGTGGAGGGAACGCGGGTGCTGGAGCGGCTGCTCGACACCCGGCCCGAGGCCTTCTTCGTGGGGTTCTCCTCGGTGAACGGCACCTTCGGCGGCTTCTCCGTGGCCGCCTACTCCGCCGCCAACCGGTTCCTGGACCACTTCGTCCAGGCGCGGCGAGGGGCGCACGGGACGCGGCACTTCTGCCTCGCCTGGAGCCGGTGGGAGGGCATGGGCCTCGTCCTGTCGGAGACCGAGGAGCGCCTGGCGAATGCCCGGGGCTACCAGACGCTCTCCCGGGGCCAGGGGTGGAACTCGCTCCGCGTGGCGCTGGGGCAGCCGCCGGAGAACCTGCTCATCGGCCTGGATGCCCGGAGCCTTCCCCTCCGCGTCCGGATGACGGGGGTGTCCCTGCCGGCGCTCCAGCTGCGTGCCTTCGTCACGGGGGGCGCCGCGCGGGCCTCCGGCGAGGTGCGCGATGTGCTGGGGCTGCGCACCCCCGCGCCGGTGCTCCAGCGGGTCGAGCGGATCCCCCGGACGCCGGAGGGCGCGGTGGATCTCCCCGCGCTCCTGTCCCTGGAGGGCGGAGCGCGGCGGGCCGCGCGGCAGCGGCTCGCGCCCCAGAGCGAGGCGGAGCAGAAGGTCGCCGCCATCTGGAAGGAGGCGCTCGGCGTGGAGGAGGTGGGCGCCCTGGACAACTTCTTCGAGCTGGGCGGGCACTCGCTGCTGCTGTCCCAGGTCCGCGGCCGGTTGGCGCGGGACTTTGGCCAGCAGCTGCCCGTGCTGGAGCTGTTCCGCTACCCCACCGTGAGGGCCCTGGCTGCATACCTCTCGGGGAAGGCGTCTCCCCAGTCTGGAAGCGAGTCCCTGGAGGAGCGGGCCCGCAAGCAACGTTCAGCGCAGGGCCGTCACCGGCTGCGCCACACCTGGAAGGGCAGGAACGGACAGGATGAGTAA